From the genome of Impatiens glandulifera chromosome 9, dImpGla2.1, whole genome shotgun sequence, one region includes:
- the LOC124914200 gene encoding sugar carrier protein C-like, which yields MPAVGVVSGPGSGKAYPGNLTPFVTMTCIVAAMGGLIFGYDIGISGGVTSMDPFLKKFFPSVLQKEHDDKSVNQYCKFNSETLTLFTSSLYLAALISSLVASVVTRKLGRKLSMLFGGVLFLVGALINGLAQAVWMLILGRILLGFGIGFANQSVPLYLSEMAPYKYRGALNIGFQLSITVGILVANVLNYFFAKMKNGQGWRYSLGGAMVPAIIITIGSLVLPETPNSLIERGQHDVAREKLRRIRGVDDVEEEFQDLVVASEQSRKVEHPWLNLLQKKYRPQLTMAILIPFFQQLTGINVIMFYAPVLFKTIGFGSDASLMSAVITGAVNVGATMVSIYGVDKWGRRFLFLEGGTQMLICQIVIAAFIGAKFGINGSPGELPKWYAGVIVLFICIYVSGFAWSWGPLGWLVPSEIFPLEIRSAAQSINVSVNMIFTFLIAQVFLQMLCHMKFGLFIFFAFWVVVMTIFVYFFLPETKNIPIEEMVIVWRQHWFWSRFITEEDYPNNARNGVEMGKKV from the exons ATGCCGGCCGTCGGCGTTGTTTCCGGTCCCGGAAGCGGGAAGGCTTACCCTGGGAATCTAACTCCCTTTGTTACAATGACTTGTATTGTGGCTGCCATGGGTGGTCTAATCTTTGGTTATGATATAGGAATTTCAG GTGGAGTTACATCTATGGATCCATTCTTGAAGAAGTTCTTCCCGTCGGTTCTTCAAAAGGAGCATGATGATAAGTCTGTGAATCAGTACTGCAAGTTTAACAGTGAGACGTTGACTCTGTTCACTTCTTCGTTGTATTTGGCTGCCCTCATCTCCTCCCTCGTGGCTTCGGTTGTAACCAGGAAGTTGGGTCGGAAACTATCCATGTTGTTTGGAGGTGTCCTCTTTCTTGTCGGAGCTTTAATCAATGGACTGGCTCAGGCCGTTTGGATGCTTATATTGGGTCGTATACTTCTCGGTTTTGGTATTGGGTTTGCTAATCAG TCTGTCCCATTGTATCTCTCAGAAATGGCACCATACAAATACAGGGGAGCACTGAACATAGGATTTCAGCTCTCAATCACCGTGGGAATCCTAGTAGCCAACGTTCTAAACTATTTCTTCGCAAAAATGAAGAACGGACAAGGCTGGCGTTACAGTCTTGGTGGAGCCATGGTCCCTGCCATCATCATAACTATTGGATCGTTGGTCCTTCCCGAAACCCCCAACTCCTTGATCGAGCGCGGGCAGCACGACGTGGCCCGTGAGAAGCTCCGTAGAATAAGAGGTGTTGATGACGTGGAAGAAGAATTCCAAGATCTAGTTGTAGCCAGCGAGCAATCAAGGAAAGTAGAACACCCGTGGTTGAATCTATTGCAGAAAAAGTACAGACCTCAGTTAACAATGGCCATCCTAATCCCCTTCTTCCAACAGCTAACCGGAATCAACGTCATCATGTTCTACGCCCCCGTTCTTTTCAAGACAATCGGGTTCGGTAGCGACGCATCCTTAATGTCGGCCGTCATCACCGGCGCAGTCAACGTGGGTGCGACCATGGTTTCGATCTACGGTGTTGACAAGTGGGGAAGACGGTTCTTGTTCCTGGAAGGTGGGACTCAAATGTTGATTTGTCAGATCGTAATCGCTGCTTTCATAGGTGCCAAATTTGGGATAAACGGGAGTCCGGGTGAACTGCCGAAATGGTACGCAGGTGTTATTGTTCTGTTTATCTGCATCTATGTATCTGGGTTCGCGTGGTCGTGGGGACCGTTGGGTTGGTTGGTTCCGAGTGAGATATTTCCGTTGGAGATTCGGTCGGCGGCGCAGAGTATTAACGTGTCGGTGAACATGATCTTCACATTTCTAATTGCGCAAGTGTTCTTACAAATGTTGTGTCATATGAAGTTCGGTCTGTTTATCTTCTTTGCTTTCTGGGTGGTTGTGATGACGATTTTCGTGTATTTCTTCTTGCCGGAAACCAAGAACATTCCAATTGAAGAAATGGTGATTGTGTGGAGGCAACATTGGTTCTGGTCCAGGTTTATCACAGAGGAGGATTACCCCAACAATGCAAGGAACGGCGTTGAGATGGGGAAGAAGGTTTAA